From the Ctenopharyngodon idella isolate HZGC_01 chromosome 3, HZGC01, whole genome shotgun sequence genome, one window contains:
- the LOC127509886 gene encoding gastrula zinc finger protein XlCGF57.1-like isoform X11, protein MSDPEPCRMKHTEDTEEQRDLMEVKEESEELSEVEEEHHVKPGEKYLMHSMTEKTFLKKNKSFTCTQCGKSFTNNRSLEIHIRVHTGEKPYPCEQCGKSFTQKTNHDQHVKIHTGEKPHTCDQCGKSFTLSASLKEHMKIHTGEKPHACDQCGKSFKKKQHLEVHIRVHTGEKPFTCDLCGKSFTQTSNLKKHMRVHTGEKPFTCDQCGKSFTRSEHLKGHMRIHTGEKPFTCDQCEKTFIVASSLKKHLRVHTKEKPHSCFVCGKSFSVLHNLHTHQKIHSEVRDHVCFECGKTFSYVSVLKQHQKIHTGEKPFKCSHCDKRFIHSTDLKAHERIHTGEKPYKCSYCKKRFSDSSSLKRHERIHTGEKHYKCSHCDKRFSQSANLKKHERIHTGEKPYKSSHCDKRFSYSSYLKPHERIHSEEKLHTCDQCGTSFTIKSNLKRHMKIHAVEKPHDHSLKSQTTRKHLEGEDREIQ, encoded by the exons ACCTGATGGAAGTGAAGGAGGAGAGTGAAGAACTGAGTGAAGTGGAGGAGGAACATCATGTCAAACCTGGTGAAAAATATTTGATGCACTCAATGActgaaaagacatttttaaagaaaaataaatctttcacctgcactcagtgtggaaagagtttcacaaacAATCGTAGTCTTGAGATTCACAtcagagttcacactggagagaagccgtacccATGCGagcagtgtggaaagagcttcacacaaaaaacaaatcatGATCAACATGTGAAAatccacaccggagagaagccgcacacatgtgatcaatgtgggaaGAGCTTCACGCTGTCAGCAAGTCTTAAAGAACACATGAAGATCCACACAGGAGAGAAGCCGCAtgcatgtgatcagtgtggaaagagcttcaaaaaaaaacaacatcttGAGGTTCACATTAGAgttcatacaggagagaagccgttcacatgtgatctgTGCGGGAAGAGCTTCACACAAACATCAAATCTTAAGAAacacatgagagttcatactggagagaagccgttcacgtgtgatcagtgtgggaagagtttcacccGATCGGAACACCTTAAAGGacacatgaggatccacaccggagagaagccgttcacatgtgatcagtgtgaaaaaacatttattgtggcGTCCTCCCTAAAGAAACACCTTAGAGTTCATACAAAGGAGAAACCACATTCATGTTTTgtatgtggaaagagtttttcagtGCTCCACAATTTACATACACATCAGAAAATTCATAGTGAAGTAAGAGATCATGTGTGCTTTGAGTGTGGGAAGACTTTTTCTTATGTGAGTGTTTTGAAACAGCACCagaaaattcacactggagaaaaacctttcaagtgttcacactgtgacaagagattcattcattcGACAGATCTAAAAGCACATGAgaggattcacactggagagaaaccttacaagtgttcatatTGCAAGAAAAGATTCAGTGATTCATCATCTCTGAAAAGACATGAgaggattcacactggagaaaaacattacaagtgttcacactgtgacaagagattcagtcagtCAGCAAATCTGAAAAAAcacgagaggatccacactggagaaaaaccttacaagagttcacactgtgacaagagattcagttaTTCATCATATTTGAAaccacatgagaggatccacagtGAAGAGAAGCTGCAcacgtgtgatcagtgtggaacgAGTTTCACTATTAAAAGTAACCTGAAGCGACACATGAAGATCCATGCAGTGGAGAAACCGCATGACCACAGTCTGAAATCACA AACCACCAGAAAGCATCTGGAAGGAGAGGACAGAGAGATCCAGTGA